The sequence CACCCCGTTAAAGACATGGGGAACAAAAGCCAGGTTGTCGCTGCTTAAAGCCAGTACAAACGGGCTCTCTTTCGAGTTGAATTTGGAATACGGTACCATCGTGACGGCCAGGGCGATCGACAGGGCATACACCACGGCCAGGGCCAGCAGCATGATCTTCCCCGCTTTGGGAGCTTCCTCCGGCTTGCGGAGCCGGTAAGACATGATGCCAAGCACCTCAATGCCTCCATAAGCGTAAAAGGCAAAAATAAAGGACGACCACAACCCCGCTGCGCCCCTTGGGAAAATCTCGGCAGCTGTCAGCGGCACATTCGGCTTATACCGCCCGCCGTCGATCCAGCCTGTAAGAAGTCCTATCGCAATAATCAGAAACATGAGTATCGCGGCGATTTTGATGACGGCAAGCACATTCTCAACCCTATCAAACCCCTTGTTCCCAAAAAAAACGATAATCAGGCTGAGCAAACCGAAACCGGCGGCGAATATCCACATCGGAACAGATGAAAACCAGAACCGCGAGAAGATGGACAAGGCTGTAAGCTGGCTGCCCATAATAAGCAGTTCGGAGCACAAGTATACATATCCGCTCCCGAATCCCGCCCATCCCCCGAACGCCTTCTGCGCATAGGAACGGAACGAGCCCTGCTCCGGGTGATCCGCCGTCATCCGCGCCAGTGCGTCAAAGACAACATAGGTTCCGGCCGCAGCCAGAAGATAAGCGATCAGTACAGACGGTCCTCCGATCATAATCGCCAGACCCGACCCCAAAAAATAGCCGGTTCCAATCGTTCCCGCGACTCCCAGCAAAGACAGCTGCCACCACTTGAGTTTCCCGCTGTCTTTCGCAGCCGAGTGTTTTCCCATATTCCTTTCCTCGCTTGAAGTCATTTTCATGATTTTTTTATCATGCCATTATTTCAAATAATAATTCGTTGAACAGTATGATATACTTACTAAAATAGGTCTATCAGCCTACTTATGAGGTGC is a genomic window of Paenibacillus durus ATCC 35681 containing:
- a CDS encoding amino acid permease: MGKHSAAKDSGKLKWWQLSLLGVAGTIGTGYFLGSGLAIMIGGPSVLIAYLLAAAGTYVVFDALARMTADHPEQGSFRSYAQKAFGGWAGFGSGYVYLCSELLIMGSQLTALSIFSRFWFSSVPMWIFAAGFGLLSLIIVFFGNKGFDRVENVLAVIKIAAILMFLIIAIGLLTGWIDGGRYKPNVPLTAAEIFPRGAAGLWSSFIFAFYAYGGIEVLGIMSYRLRKPEEAPKAGKIMLLALAVVYALSIALAVTMVPYSKFNSKESPFVLALSSDNLAFVPHVFNGVLIVAGFSTMTASLYAVTSMIITLAQEGDAPGAFSRKLKGKYPLSALGLIAAGLSATIVMSLLMPGKVYEYITTAAGLMLLYNWTFILLSSAKLLKPAKLGRVKRWCGLILIFAAAAGTLFHHESRPGLFISLLLVALIASCDAIVQHVRKKRSSEREEADEQQTPVNVPLDGSLAGGLRVKAIRLRKSRS